Proteins co-encoded in one Candidatus Glassbacteria bacterium genomic window:
- a CDS encoding rod shape-determining protein yields MSSSGSFLTNEIAIDLGTSNTLVYIKGKGIVLNEPSVVATDRATGKVKAVGLEAKAMLGRTPASITAIRPLKDGVIADYEVTEEMLRYFIKAVLKNRFLPVKPRVIICVPSGITEVERRAVRDSAESAGAKDVYLVEEPMAAAIGVGLPVETPSGNMIIDIGGGTTEIAVIALSGIVSNISIRVGGFELDEAIVQFLKKNYNILIGDQTAELIKINIGSAYPLGDEKEMDVKGRDIVSGIPKTVKIHSSEVRESLQEPIMAIVDAVRQALEQTPPELASDIVDRGIVMTGGGSLLRGLDQLLREETNLPINVDEEPLTCVVRGTGRILDDPKRYWVVLSQSK; encoded by the coding sequence ATCAGCTCCAGCGGTTCGTTTCTGACCAATGAGATCGCTATCGATCTGGGTACGTCCAACACCCTGGTATATATCAAGGGGAAGGGTATCGTGCTCAACGAACCGTCGGTGGTCGCGACCGACCGGGCGACGGGCAAAGTGAAGGCCGTCGGGCTGGAGGCCAAGGCGATGCTGGGCCGCACTCCGGCCAGTATAACCGCTATCCGGCCGCTGAAAGACGGAGTGATTGCCGATTACGAAGTCACCGAGGAAATGCTGCGCTATTTTATCAAGGCCGTGCTCAAGAACCGTTTCCTGCCGGTCAAACCGCGGGTGATTATCTGCGTGCCCAGCGGGATTACCGAAGTCGAGCGCCGCGCGGTGCGCGATTCGGCCGAAAGCGCCGGGGCCAAGGATGTCTACCTGGTCGAGGAACCGATGGCCGCGGCTATCGGCGTGGGCCTGCCGGTGGAAACCCCCAGCGGCAACATGATTATCGATATCGGCGGCGGCACCACCGAGATCGCCGTTATCGCGCTGTCCGGGATTGTCAGCAACATCTCGATCCGTGTCGGCGGCTTTGAGCTGGACGAGGCGATTGTCCAGTTCCTCAAGAAGAACTACAACATCCTGATCGGCGACCAGACAGCCGAGCTGATCAAGATCAATATCGGCAGCGCCTACCCGCTCGGTGATGAAAAAGAAATGGACGTCAAGGGCCGCGACATTGTCTCCGGGATTCCCAAAACAGTCAAGATCCACTCCAGCGAGGTCCGCGAATCGCTCCAGGAGCCGATCATGGCGATCGTTGATGCTGTGCGCCAGGCCCTGGAACAGACCCCGCCCGAACTGGCCAGCGACATTGTCGACCGTGGAATCGTGATGACCGGTGGAGGTTCGCTGCTTCGCGGCCTGGACCAACTGCTCCGCGAAGAGACCAACCTGCCGATCAACGTGGATGAGGAGCCGCTGACCTGCGTTGTCCGCGGAACCGGAAGGATTCTGGACGATCCCAAGCGTTACTGGGTGGTGCTCAGCCAGAGCAAGTAG